The Klebsiella sp. RHBSTW-00484 genome includes a window with the following:
- the rutR gene encoding HTH-type transcriptional regulator RutR — protein sequence MAQGAVKKTGKRSQAVSAKKEAILAAALDAFSQFGIHGTRLEQVAELAGVSKTNLLYYYPSKEALYIAVLQQILAIWLAPLKAFREDISPLVAIGEYIRLKLEVSRDHPQASKLFCLEMLQGAPLLMGELTGDLKALVDEKSAIVSGWVESGKLAPVDPQHLIFMIWATTQHYADFATQVEAVTGATLRDEAFFQQTVDNVQRMIIEGIRLR from the coding sequence ATGGCACAGGGCGCCGTGAAAAAGACCGGAAAACGTTCGCAGGCGGTGAGCGCGAAAAAAGAGGCTATTCTGGCCGCTGCGCTGGACGCGTTCTCGCAGTTTGGTATCCACGGTACGCGCCTTGAACAGGTCGCCGAGCTGGCTGGGGTGTCAAAAACCAATTTGCTCTATTACTACCCATCGAAAGAGGCGCTGTATATTGCCGTGCTGCAGCAGATTCTGGCTATCTGGCTGGCGCCGCTGAAGGCCTTTCGTGAAGATATCAGCCCGCTGGTGGCGATTGGTGAATATATTCGCCTCAAGCTGGAGGTGTCGCGCGATCACCCGCAGGCGTCGAAGCTGTTTTGTCTGGAGATGCTACAGGGCGCACCGTTGCTGATGGGCGAACTGACCGGTGATTTAAAAGCGCTGGTGGATGAGAAGTCGGCGATTGTTTCCGGCTGGGTCGAGAGCGGCAAGCTGGCACCGGTCGACCCGCAGCATCTGATTTTTATGATTTGGGCGACCACCCAGCATTACGCCGATTTCGCGACTCAGGTTGAGGCGGTGACCGGCGCAACGCTGCGCGATGAGGCATTCTTTCAGCAAACCGTCGATAACGTGCAGCGGATGATTATCGAAGGGATTCGCCTGCGTTAA
- the rutA gene encoding pyrimidine utilization protein A — translation MKIGVFVPIGNNGWLISTHAPQYMPTFELNKAIVQKAEHYNFDFALSMIKLRGFGGKTEFWDHNLESFTLMAGLAAVTSRIQIYATAATLTLPPAIVARMASTIDSISGGRFGVNLVTGWQKPEYEQMGMWPGDDYFASRYDYLTEYVQVLRDLWGTGRSDFKGDYFTMNDCRVSPQPSQPMKVICAGQSDAGMAFSAQHADYNFCFGKGVNTPAAFAPTAARMMQAAEKTGRDVGSYVLFMVIADETDEAARAKWEHYKAGADEEALAWLTEQSQKDTRSGSDTNVRQMADPTSAVNINMGTLVGSYANVARMLDEVAAVPGTDGVLLTFDDFLIGIEAFGQRIQPLMRCRDHIATLTQEVA, via the coding sequence ATGAAAATTGGTGTCTTCGTTCCGATTGGTAATAACGGCTGGCTGATTTCCACCCATGCTCCCCAGTACATGCCGACGTTCGAGCTGAATAAGGCCATCGTGCAGAAAGCCGAGCACTATAATTTCGATTTCGCCCTTTCGATGATCAAACTGCGCGGTTTCGGCGGCAAAACCGAATTTTGGGATCACAACCTTGAATCCTTCACCTTGATGGCCGGGCTGGCGGCAGTCACCTCGCGCATTCAGATCTATGCCACCGCCGCCACGCTGACGCTGCCCCCGGCAATCGTCGCCCGTATGGCCTCGACTATCGACTCCATCTCCGGCGGTCGCTTCGGCGTCAATCTGGTGACCGGTTGGCAAAAACCGGAATATGAGCAAATGGGCATGTGGCCGGGGGATGATTACTTCGCCAGCCGCTACGACTATCTCACTGAATATGTCCAGGTTCTGCGCGACCTGTGGGGCACCGGGCGCAGCGACTTTAAAGGCGACTACTTCACCATGAACGATTGTCGCGTTAGCCCGCAACCGTCGCAGCCGATGAAAGTGATCTGCGCCGGGCAGAGCGATGCCGGAATGGCGTTCTCCGCCCAGCACGCCGACTACAACTTCTGCTTCGGCAAAGGGGTTAACACTCCCGCCGCCTTCGCACCCACCGCAGCGCGGATGATGCAGGCAGCGGAAAAAACCGGCCGCGATGTCGGCTCCTACGTGCTGTTTATGGTGATTGCCGACGAGACCGATGAGGCGGCCCGCGCCAAATGGGAGCACTACAAAGCTGGTGCAGATGAAGAAGCGCTGGCATGGCTGACCGAACAGAGCCAGAAAGATACCCGCTCCGGCAGCGACACTAACGTCCGCCAGATGGCCGACCCCACCTCAGCGGTCAACATCAATATGGGCACTCTCGTCGGCTCTTACGCCAACGTCGCCCGCATGCTCGACGAAGTGGCGGCTGTCCCCGGCACCGACGGCGTGCTGCTGACGTTTGATGATTTCCTTATCGGTATCGAAGCCTTTGGTCAGCGCATTCAGCCGCTGATGCGCTGCCGCGACCATATCGCCACACTCACTCAAGAGGTTGCCTGA
- the rutB gene encoding pyrimidine utilization protein B has product MITLPARPESLTFAPQQSALIVVDMQNAYASLGGYLDLAGFDVSATRPVIDNINTAVAAARAAGMLIIWFQNGWDDQYVEAGGPGSPNFHKSNALKTMRKNPELQGKLLAKGGWDYQLVDQLKPLPGDIVLPKPRYSGFFNTALDSILRSRGIRHLVFTGIATNVCVESTLRDGFFLEYFGIVLEDATHQAGPSFAQQAALFNIETFFGWVSDVASFCTALEPAAPLSFPEEKRYA; this is encoded by the coding sequence ATGATTACCCTTCCCGCCCGCCCGGAATCCCTGACCTTTGCGCCGCAGCAGAGCGCGCTGATCGTGGTGGATATGCAAAACGCCTACGCCAGCCTTGGGGGTTATCTTGACCTCGCCGGATTTGACGTTTCCGCCACCCGACCGGTAATCGACAATATCAACACCGCCGTTGCCGCCGCGCGCGCCGCCGGAATGCTGATTATCTGGTTCCAGAACGGCTGGGACGACCAGTACGTCGAAGCCGGTGGCCCCGGCTCACCGAATTTTCATAAATCCAACGCGCTAAAAACCATGCGTAAAAACCCTGAGCTGCAGGGCAAGCTGCTGGCAAAAGGCGGCTGGGACTATCAGTTGGTCGATCAGCTCAAACCGCTGCCGGGCGATATTGTGCTGCCAAAACCGCGCTACAGCGGTTTCTTCAACACCGCGCTCGACAGCATCCTGCGCAGCCGCGGCATTCGCCACCTGGTGTTCACCGGGATCGCCACCAACGTCTGCGTGGAATCGACCCTGCGCGACGGCTTCTTCCTCGAATATTTCGGCATCGTGCTTGAAGATGCCACTCACCAGGCCGGGCCGTCGTTCGCCCAGCAGGCGGCGCTGTTCAATATTGAAACCTTTTTTGGCTGGGTCAGCGACGTCGCCAGCTTCTGCACAGCTCTTGAGCCCGCAGCACCGCTCTCATTCCCGGAGGAGAAACGTTATGCCTAA
- the rutC gene encoding pyrimidine utilization protein C, whose protein sequence is MPKQVIIPPGTTTPIAPFVPGTLADGVVYVSGTLPFDKQNNVVYIGDPKAQTRHVLETIKSVIETAGGSMEDVTFNSIFITDWKNYAAINEVYAEFFPGDKPARFCIQCGLVKPDALVEIATVAHIGKPA, encoded by the coding sequence ATGCCTAAACAGGTAATTATTCCGCCAGGCACCACCACGCCTATCGCGCCTTTTGTCCCCGGTACGCTAGCCGACGGCGTGGTTTACGTCTCCGGTACGCTGCCGTTTGATAAGCAAAACAATGTGGTTTATATCGGCGACCCAAAGGCGCAAACCCGTCACGTGCTCGAAACCATCAAGAGCGTTATCGAGACGGCGGGGGGCAGTATGGAGGATGTGACCTTCAACAGCATCTTTATCACCGACTGGAAAAACTACGCCGCGATTAACGAGGTCTACGCTGAATTCTTCCCCGGCGATAAACCGGCGCGCTTCTGCATTCAGTGCGGGCTGGTGAAGCCTGATGCGCTGGTAGAGATAGCGACCGTCGCGCATATCGGGAAACCGGCATGA
- the rutD gene encoding pyrimidine utilization protein D — protein sequence MIKLNISPAPYPGAPVVVLSAGLGGAGGYWLAQRAVLETRYQLVSYDHNGTGENGGPLPAGYSMATMAQELYAALQEAGVSRFALVGHALGALIGLQLALDFPEAISALVLVNGWLTLSPHTRRCFLVRERLLHAGGAQAWVEAQPLFLYPAEWMAARLPRLEAEDALAISHFQGKDNLLKRLNALKQADFSRQAAAIACPTLIISAADDLLVPASCSRVLQAAIPASQRVEMAWGGHACNVTDTATFNSILCDGLASLLPVAKDNL from the coding sequence ATGATTAAGCTCAATATCTCCCCGGCGCCTTATCCGGGCGCGCCGGTGGTGGTGCTGAGCGCCGGGCTCGGCGGCGCGGGAGGCTACTGGCTGGCGCAGCGGGCGGTGCTGGAAACACGGTATCAACTGGTGAGCTATGACCATAACGGCACCGGTGAAAACGGCGGCCCGCTGCCCGCAGGCTACAGCATGGCGACCATGGCGCAGGAGCTGTACGCGGCGCTGCAAGAGGCGGGAGTTTCGCGTTTTGCCCTGGTCGGTCACGCGCTGGGCGCGCTGATTGGCCTGCAGCTGGCGCTGGATTTTCCCGAGGCGATCAGCGCCCTCGTTCTGGTTAACGGCTGGCTGACGCTCTCCCCACATACCCGTCGCTGCTTTCTGGTACGCGAGCGCCTGCTGCACGCGGGCGGCGCTCAGGCATGGGTCGAAGCGCAGCCGCTGTTTCTCTATCCGGCGGAGTGGATGGCCGCGCGCCTGCCGCGCCTCGAGGCCGAAGACGCGCTCGCCATCAGCCATTTTCAGGGCAAAGATAATCTGCTGAAGCGGCTTAATGCCCTTAAGCAGGCTGACTTTTCACGGCAGGCAGCGGCAATAGCCTGCCCGACGCTCATCATCAGCGCGGCTGACGATCTGCTGGTTCCGGCCTCCTGCTCCCGCGTGCTGCAAGCGGCAATCCCCGCCAGCCAACGGGTGGAAATGGCCTGGGGCGGCCACGCTTGTAACGTGACCGATACCGCCACCTTTAACTCTATTTTATGCGACGGGCTGGCCAGCCTGCTGCCCGTTGCCAAGGACAATCTATGA
- a CDS encoding malonic semialdehyde reductase, with protein MSEAISPAACATLFTDARTHNGWLDKPVTDDQLREIYALMKMGPTSANCSPARIVFIRTPEGKETLRPTLSSGNLEKTMQAPVTAIVAWDSAFYDRLPELFPHGDARSWFTSSPQLAEETAFRNSSLQAAYLIFACRALGLDTGPMSGFDREKVDAAFFADGGWKSNLLINIGYGDTSKLYARLPRLPFDDACQLA; from the coding sequence ATGAGCGAAGCCATTAGCCCGGCCGCCTGCGCCACGCTGTTTACCGATGCCCGAACCCACAACGGCTGGCTGGACAAACCGGTCACCGACGACCAACTGCGTGAAATCTACGCCTTGATGAAAATGGGGCCCACCTCCGCCAACTGCTCACCGGCGCGTATCGTTTTTATCCGCACCCCGGAGGGCAAAGAGACGCTGCGCCCGACCCTGTCCAGCGGCAATCTGGAGAAGACCATGCAGGCCCCGGTCACCGCGATTGTGGCCTGGGACAGCGCTTTCTATGACCGTCTGCCGGAGCTGTTTCCTCACGGTGACGCCCGTAGCTGGTTCACCTCCAGCCCACAGTTGGCGGAAGAGACGGCCTTTCGCAACAGCTCATTACAGGCGGCATACCTGATTTTCGCCTGCCGGGCGCTGGGCCTGGATACCGGTCCAATGTCGGGTTTCGATCGCGAAAAGGTCGATGCGGCGTTTTTTGCCGACGGCGGCTGGAAAAGCAACCTGCTGATTAATATCGGCTACGGCGATACCAGCAAACTGTACGCTCGCCTGCCGCGTCTGCCCTTTGATGATGCCTGCCAGCTGGCATAA
- the rutF gene encoding NADH-dependent FMN reductase RutF, which translates to MSITDKQSFRDAMAHVGAAVNIITTDGPAGRAGFTASAVCSVTDAPPTLLVCLNRSASVWPIFSQHQALCVNTLAAGQEELSNMFGGKTPMAERFAAADWQTGVTGCPRLEQALASFDCRISQIVSVGTHDILFCEVAAIVRHPQPRGLMWFDRGYHTLMRPAC; encoded by the coding sequence ATGTCTATTACCGATAAACAAAGCTTTCGCGACGCCATGGCCCACGTCGGGGCGGCGGTTAACATTATTACCACCGATGGCCCGGCAGGCCGCGCGGGGTTTACCGCCAGCGCCGTCTGTAGCGTGACCGACGCGCCGCCCACGCTGCTGGTGTGTCTGAATCGCTCAGCCTCGGTCTGGCCGATATTCAGCCAGCACCAGGCGCTGTGCGTCAACACGCTGGCGGCTGGCCAGGAGGAATTATCGAACATGTTTGGCGGCAAAACGCCGATGGCGGAGCGCTTCGCCGCCGCTGACTGGCAAACCGGCGTAACTGGTTGCCCGCGTCTGGAACAGGCGCTGGCGAGCTTTGACTGCCGCATCAGCCAGATTGTTAGCGTCGGGACTCACGACATTCTGTTTTGCGAAGTGGCGGCGATTGTTCGCCATCCACAACCGCGCGGACTGATGTGGTTCGATCGCGGCTACCACACGCTAATGCGCCCGGCCTGTTAA
- the rutG gene encoding pyrimidine utilization transport protein G, protein MALFDFPRWQLTSPSAASGVVAPDERLSAGQTVVMGVQHAVAMFGATVLMPILMGLDPNLSILMSGVGTLLFFLVTGGRVPSYLGSSAAFVGVVIAVTGFNGQGLNPHLSVALGGIIICGLVYTLIGLVVMKIGTRWIERMMPPVVTGAVVMAIGLNLAPIAVRSVSATPFDGWMAVLTVLCIGLVAVFTRGMLQRLLILVGLIVACALYALLANVLGLGKPLDFGLLEQAAWFGMPQVTTPTFNSQAMMLIAPVAVILVAENLGHLKAVAGMTGRNMDPYMGRAFVGDGLATMLSGSVGGSGVTTYAENIGVMAVTKVYSTLVFVAAAVIAMLLGFSPKFGALIHTIPGPVIGGASIVVFGLIAVAGARIWVQNRVDLSQNGNLIMVAVTLVLGAGDFALSLGGFTLGGIGTATFGAILLHALLNRRTHEAGQANVTTV, encoded by the coding sequence ATGGCTCTCTTCGATTTTCCTCGCTGGCAGTTAACCTCCCCCTCCGCCGCGTCCGGCGTCGTCGCTCCCGATGAACGGCTGTCTGCCGGGCAAACCGTGGTGATGGGCGTTCAGCACGCGGTGGCGATGTTTGGCGCAACCGTGCTGATGCCAATCCTGATGGGACTGGATCCCAACCTGTCGATCCTGATGTCTGGCGTTGGTACGTTGCTGTTCTTTTTGGTTACCGGCGGGCGCGTGCCGAGCTATCTCGGCTCCAGTGCCGCCTTCGTCGGCGTGGTCATCGCCGTCACCGGTTTCAACGGTCAGGGGCTGAACCCGCACCTCAGCGTCGCGCTGGGCGGCATTATTATCTGCGGGCTGGTTTATACCCTGATTGGCCTGGTAGTGATGAAGATCGGCACCCGCTGGATTGAGCGGATGATGCCGCCGGTCGTTACCGGTGCGGTGGTGATGGCGATCGGCCTGAACCTCGCGCCCATCGCGGTACGCAGCGTATCGGCAACGCCGTTCGACGGCTGGATGGCGGTACTGACCGTTTTGTGTATCGGCCTGGTGGCGGTGTTTACCCGCGGGATGCTGCAGCGCCTGCTGATCCTCGTTGGACTGATTGTCGCCTGCGCGCTCTACGCGCTGCTGGCGAACGTGCTTGGGCTGGGCAAGCCGCTCGATTTTGGCCTGCTTGAGCAGGCAGCGTGGTTTGGCATGCCGCAGGTTACCACCCCGACGTTTAACAGTCAGGCGATGATGCTGATCGCACCGGTCGCAGTGATTCTGGTGGCGGAAAACCTCGGCCACCTGAAGGCGGTTGCCGGGATGACCGGGCGCAATATGGACCCGTATATGGGACGCGCGTTCGTCGGCGACGGGCTGGCAACCATGCTTTCAGGTTCGGTTGGCGGCAGCGGCGTCACGACCTACGCAGAGAATATCGGCGTGATGGCGGTAACCAAAGTGTACTCCACGCTGGTGTTCGTCGCGGCGGCAGTGATTGCGATGCTGCTCGGATTTTCGCCGAAATTCGGTGCGCTGATCCACACCATTCCCGGGCCGGTTATCGGCGGCGCATCAATTGTGGTGTTTGGTTTGATTGCCGTCGCGGGCGCGCGGATTTGGGTACAAAACCGGGTGGATTTGAGCCAGAACGGCAATCTGATTATGGTCGCGGTGACGCTGGTACTGGGCGCGGGTGATTTTGCGCTATCGCTGGGCGGCTTTACCCTCGGCGGGATCGGTACGGCGACATTCGGCGCGATTCTGCTCCACGCCCTGCTTAACCGCCGCACGCATGAAGCCGGGCAGGCTAACGTCACAACCGTGTAA
- a CDS encoding IS110 family transposase, translating to MNIKRIGLDLAKNVFQIHAVDHHEHVVVRKSIRRAHMHAYFSQLAPCTIGIEACASSHYWARELTRMGHTVHIIPPKFVKPYLRGNKNDANDAEAICEAISRPAMRFVAVKTERQQTLQAEHRVRARVIKSRTALCNEIRGFLGEFGVVLPVGISQLRKALPEILSQQEQWDDRFMRLLCELAEELRMLDDRVAGHDRRLAEAAREDICIQRLMKIEGIGVITASAMVALLGDATQFKNGREMAAYVGLVPRQHSSGGKQQLGHISKRGDSYLRTLVIHGARSVLKTCAGKEDRRSQWLQSVAERRNRNIATVALANKNVRIAWAVMSRGEDYHGSRVAG from the coding sequence ATGAATATTAAACGTATCGGTCTTGACCTGGCAAAAAATGTCTTTCAGATCCATGCCGTGGATCACCATGAGCATGTCGTCGTACGAAAATCTATTCGCCGCGCCCACATGCACGCTTATTTCTCTCAGCTGGCTCCCTGCACCATCGGGATTGAAGCCTGCGCATCATCCCACTACTGGGCCCGCGAACTCACCCGCATGGGACATACCGTGCACATTATTCCCCCGAAGTTTGTTAAGCCCTACCTCAGGGGCAACAAGAATGATGCCAACGATGCCGAAGCCATCTGTGAAGCCATCAGCCGCCCCGCCATGCGCTTCGTCGCGGTTAAGACAGAGCGCCAGCAGACTCTTCAGGCTGAGCATCGCGTGCGGGCCAGAGTGATAAAAAGCCGCACGGCGCTGTGCAACGAGATACGGGGCTTTCTGGGCGAATTCGGCGTGGTGCTGCCGGTCGGCATCAGCCAGTTGCGTAAGGCGCTGCCGGAGATACTGTCACAGCAGGAGCAGTGGGATGACCGGTTTATGCGCCTGCTGTGCGAGCTGGCCGAAGAGCTGCGGATGCTGGATGACCGGGTGGCGGGGCATGACCGGCGGCTCGCAGAGGCGGCGCGGGAAGATATCTGCATCCAGCGGCTGATGAAAATAGAAGGTATCGGCGTGATAACCGCCAGCGCGATGGTGGCGTTGTTGGGTGACGCGACGCAGTTTAAGAACGGTCGGGAGATGGCGGCTTATGTGGGGCTGGTTCCCCGGCAGCACTCAAGCGGCGGTAAGCAGCAGCTGGGGCATATCAGCAAGCGGGGTGACAGCTACCTGCGTACGCTGGTCATCCACGGGGCACGGTCAGTTCTGAAGACATGTGCAGGCAAAGAAGACCGGCGGAGCCAGTGGCTGCAGTCGGTGGCGGAAAGACGGAACCGGAATATCGCGACGGTGGCGCTGGCGAACAAGAATGTGCGGATAGCGTGGGCGGTGATGAGTCGCGGAGAAGATTACCATGGCTCACGGGTCGCCGGTTAA
- a CDS encoding DMT family transporter: protein MSSFKFSLTRQEAILLVITMFWGGTFLAVQYAVTLSGPLFFVGLRFGTAALAVALLSLRTLRGLTWLELKAGVAIGISIALGYGLQTWGLQSISSSKSAFITAMYVPLVPLLQWLFLRRMPGMMSCVGIVLAFIGLILLAGPESNLLALGVGEMITLASSVAIAAEIILISAWAGKVDIRRVTVVQLATASLVAFAGMAPVGESIPPMTSGLVGVALGLGIFSAIIQVTMNWAQRSVSPTRATLIYTGEPVWAGVFGRIAGERLPLLALVGCVFILAGVLVSELKWKRKKILPPEKLPDGGVNALSGMRDRAEP, encoded by the coding sequence ATGTCTTCGTTTAAATTCTCCCTTACCCGCCAGGAAGCCATCCTGCTTGTTATCACCATGTTCTGGGGTGGTACGTTTCTCGCCGTTCAGTATGCGGTGACGCTAAGCGGGCCGCTGTTCTTCGTCGGACTGCGTTTTGGTACCGCCGCGCTGGCGGTGGCTTTACTGTCGCTGCGTACATTACGCGGCCTGACATGGCTGGAGCTAAAAGCGGGCGTGGCGATAGGTATCTCGATTGCGCTGGGCTACGGCCTGCAAACCTGGGGGTTGCAGTCGATCTCCAGCAGTAAATCGGCTTTTATTACCGCCATGTACGTGCCGCTGGTGCCGCTATTGCAATGGCTGTTCCTCAGACGGATGCCGGGGATGATGTCCTGCGTCGGTATCGTGCTGGCGTTTATCGGTCTGATCCTGCTGGCCGGCCCGGAGAGTAACCTGCTGGCGCTGGGTGTCGGCGAGATGATCACTCTTGCCAGCTCGGTGGCGATTGCGGCAGAAATTATTCTGATTAGCGCCTGGGCGGGGAAGGTGGATATCCGCCGGGTGACGGTAGTCCAGCTGGCGACGGCGTCGCTGGTGGCGTTTGCCGGTATGGCCCCGGTTGGAGAAAGCATTCCGCCGATGACGTCGGGGCTGGTTGGCGTTGCGCTGGGATTAGGCATCTTCAGCGCCATTATTCAGGTGACCATGAACTGGGCGCAGCGCAGCGTGTCGCCGACGCGGGCAACGCTGATTTACACCGGAGAACCGGTGTGGGCGGGGGTGTTTGGCCGTATTGCCGGAGAGCGTTTGCCGCTGCTGGCGCTGGTCGGGTGTGTGTTTATTCTGGCGGGCGTGCTGGTTAGCGAGCTGAAGTGGAAGCGGAAAAAGATCCTGCCGCCGGAGAAACTCCCGGATGGAGGCGTGAACGCCTTATCCGGGATGAGGGATCGTGCCGAACCTTAG
- a CDS encoding general stress protein produces MANHRGGAGNFAEDRERASEAGRKGGQHSGGNFKNDPQRASEAGKKGGKNSHGNRES; encoded by the coding sequence ATGGCAAACCATCGTGGCGGTGCCGGCAACTTTGCCGAAGACCGTGAAAGAGCATCAGAAGCCGGTCGTAAAGGTGGCCAGCATAGCGGGGGGAACTTTAAAAACGATCCCCAGCGCGCTTCCGAAGCTGGCAAGAAAGGAGGGAAAAACAGCCACGGCAACCGTGAGAGTTAG
- the wrbA gene encoding NAD(P)H:quinone oxidoreductase, translating to MAKILVLYYSMYGHIETMAHAVAEGANRVDGVEVVVKRVPETMQAEIFAKAGGKTQNAPVATPQELAEYDAIIFGTPTRFGNMSGQMRTFLDQTGGLWASGALYGKLASVFSSTGTGGGQEQTITSTWTTLAHHGMIIVPIGYGAQELFDVSQVRGGTPYGATTIAGGDGSRQPSEEELAIARYQGEHVAGLAVKLNG from the coding sequence ATGGCTAAGATTCTGGTGCTTTATTATTCAATGTATGGACACATCGAGACCATGGCGCATGCCGTCGCTGAAGGGGCAAACCGAGTTGACGGTGTCGAAGTGGTCGTGAAGCGCGTGCCGGAAACCATGCAGGCAGAGATTTTTGCCAAAGCAGGCGGGAAAACACAAAACGCCCCCGTAGCCACGCCACAGGAGCTGGCAGAGTATGACGCCATCATCTTTGGTACCCCAACCCGTTTCGGCAACATGTCCGGACAGATGCGCACCTTCCTTGATCAGACCGGCGGCCTGTGGGCATCCGGCGCGCTGTACGGCAAGCTGGCCAGCGTATTCAGTTCGACCGGTACCGGCGGCGGTCAGGAGCAAACCATTACCTCCACCTGGACCACCCTTGCCCATCATGGGATGATTATTGTGCCGATTGGCTACGGTGCCCAGGAGCTGTTTGATGTGTCGCAGGTTCGCGGCGGTACGCCATACGGCGCAACAACCATTGCCGGTGGCGATGGTTCTCGTCAGCCAAGCGAAGAAGAATTGGCGATTGCCCGCTATCAGGGTGAACATGTCGCCGGTCTGGCGGTTAAATTAAACGGTTAG
- a CDS encoding YccJ family protein, giving the protein MPTQEAKAHRVGEWASLRNTSPEIAEAIFELANYDEKLAEKIWEEGSDEVLPRAFAKTDKDSLFWGEQTIERKNV; this is encoded by the coding sequence ATGCCGACTCAAGAAGCTAAAGCCCACCGCGTGGGTGAATGGGCAAGTTTACGCAACACCTCTCCCGAAATTGCCGAGGCAATTTTTGAATTAGCCAATTACGATGAGAAGCTTGCGGAGAAAATCTGGGAAGAAGGCAGCGATGAAGTGTTGCCCCGCGCTTTCGCCAAAACGGATAAAGATTCCCTGTTCTGGGGCGAGCAAACCATTGAGCGCAAAAACGTCTGA
- the agp gene encoding bifunctional glucose-1-phosphatase/inositol phosphatase, with the protein MRKSLLAAAVAGVVLLSAGVQAQEQTAPEGYQLQQVLIMSRHNLRAPLANNGSVLEQSTPKSWPEWDVPGGQLTTKGGVLEVYMGHYMREWLAQQGLVTSGECPPENAVYAYANSLQRTVATAQFFITGAFPGCGVTVHHQEKMGTMDPTFNPVITDDSAAFSEKAVQAMEKERQGMQLSESYKLLEEMTDYRNSPACKEKQQCSLSDGKDTFSAKYQQEPGVSGPLKVGNSLVDAFTLQYYEGFPKDQVAWGEIKSDKQWQVLSKLKNGYQDSLFTSPEVARNVAKPLVKYIDNALVGDAAKAAKVTLLVGHDSNIASLLTALDFKPYQLHNQYERTPIGGKLVFQRWHDNSGNRDLMKIEYVYQSTEQLRNADALTLQSPPQRVTLALNGCPVDDNGFCPMDTFKKAMAEATK; encoded by the coding sequence GCAGGCGTCCAGGCGCAGGAACAGACCGCACCGGAAGGGTACCAACTGCAACAGGTGCTGATCATGAGTCGTCATAACCTGCGTGCGCCGTTGGCGAACAACGGCAGCGTACTGGAGCAGTCAACGCCGAAGTCCTGGCCGGAGTGGGATGTGCCCGGCGGCCAGTTGACCACCAAGGGTGGGGTGCTGGAAGTTTATATGGGGCACTATATGCGCGAATGGCTGGCGCAGCAGGGGCTGGTGACCAGCGGTGAGTGCCCGCCGGAGAACGCGGTTTATGCGTATGCAAATAGTCTGCAACGCACCGTCGCCACCGCGCAGTTCTTTATAACCGGCGCGTTTCCTGGCTGCGGCGTAACGGTGCATCATCAGGAAAAAATGGGCACCATGGACCCAACCTTCAACCCGGTGATCACCGATGATTCCGCCGCCTTCAGTGAAAAAGCGGTGCAGGCGATGGAGAAAGAGCGCCAGGGAATGCAGTTGAGCGAGAGCTATAAGCTGCTGGAGGAGATGACGGATTATCGCAATTCGCCTGCCTGTAAAGAGAAACAGCAATGCTCGCTGAGCGATGGTAAAGATACCTTTAGCGCCAAATATCAGCAGGAGCCGGGCGTGTCCGGGCCGTTGAAGGTGGGCAACTCGCTGGTTGACGCCTTTACGCTGCAATACTACGAAGGTTTCCCCAAAGATCAGGTGGCGTGGGGCGAAATCAAAAGCGACAAGCAGTGGCAGGTGCTGTCGAAGCTGAAAAATGGTTATCAGGATAGCCTGTTTACTTCTCCAGAAGTGGCGCGCAACGTGGCTAAACCTCTGGTGAAATACATTGATAACGCGCTGGTGGGCGATGCCGCGAAGGCAGCGAAAGTGACGCTACTGGTAGGCCATGACTCCAATATCGCCTCGCTGCTGACGGCGCTGGATTTTAAACCTTATCAGCTGCATAACCAGTACGAGCGCACGCCGATCGGCGGCAAGCTGGTGTTCCAGCGCTGGCACGATAACAGCGGCAACCGCGATTTGATGAAAATTGAGTATGTCTATCAAAGTACCGAGCAGTTGCGCAATGCCGACGCGCTGACCCTGCAATCCCCGCCGCAGCGGGTGACGCTGGCGCTGAATGGGTGTCCGGTCGATGACAATGGTTTCTGCCCGATGGATACCTTCAAAAAGGCGATGGCCGAGGCGACGAAGTAA